Proteins from one Cellulosilyticum lentocellum DSM 5427 genomic window:
- a CDS encoding WXG100 family type VII secretion target, which yields MSASSLASKVQQTLSTLQSSTRQMKADVEAVKKNWSGSSYDNFRASYCELEKKFSTLNSSWRNVASRLNSLSGAVEAAEREKRAKLAAAKSKNK from the coding sequence ATGTCAGCATCATCTTTAGCAAGTAAAGTTCAGCAAACTTTAAGTACCTTGCAAAGTAGCACTAGGCAGATGAAAGCAGATGTGGAAGCCGTCAAAAAGAACTGGAGTGGAAGCAGTTATGATAATTTTAGAGCTTCATATTGTGAACTAGAAAAGAAATTTTCAACATTAAACAGTAGCTGGAGAAATGTAGCAAGTCGATTAAATAGTTTATCAGGAGCAGTAGAAGCAGCAGAGAGAGAGAAAAGAGCTAAGTTAGCAGCAGCTAAAAGTAAAAATAAGTAA